A single genomic interval of Coccidioides posadasii str. Silveira chromosome 1, complete sequence harbors:
- a CDS encoding uncharacterized protein (EggNog:ENOG410PPC5~COG:U~BUSCO:11826at33183), with translation MEWASVSAVLTFLLSGNGLAILVTCVVAFSLPILIHLVLYRAASAEGHHDFLLLGPSGSGKTAFCTLLERKSTRAPKSNARTHTSQTPSFVGATLPPSIPIGSNAFRSVNDPTLAERKKSQVKYRVRDTPGHGKLRDSQGMLQLTSMADPKSKKGVARGVIFMVDAGTIMNETELRDAAGYLHDVLLILQKRLAKSKTSVFRKLQDIPVLVAANKQDLFTALPANSVKERLEAEIEKIRQSKRKGVLDADVSVGDDEQDVLGGDEGRQKFTFKLLEEDAGVKVTVVGGAVRPNDEADAGAGVRQWEEWIGSCL, from the exons ATGGAATGGGCCTCTGTGAGCGCCGTCCTTACATTTCTTCTCTCCGGAAATGGTCTGGCCATCTTGGTGACTTGCGTTGTGGCATTCTCGCTCCCGATCTTAATCCATCTAGTACTCTACCGTGCAGCTTCCGCGGAAGGCCACCATGACTTCTTACTTCTTGGCCCGAGTGGCTCGGGGAAGACAGCATTTTGCACACTT CTTGAGCGAAAGTCCACCAGAGCTCCCAAATCGAATGCGCGAACACATACGTCCCAAACCCCGTCCTTCGTTGGCGCGACACTGCCCCCATCTATCCCGATAGGCTCAAACGCCTTCCGATCGGTGAATGATCCAACTCTTGCCGAACGCAAGAAATCACAAGTTAAATACCGAGTTCGAGACACACCTGGGCATGGAAAATTACGAGACTCCCAAGGCATGTTACAATTAACCTCCATGGCCGACCCCAAGTCCAAAAAAGGTGTCGCCCGTGGAGTTATTTTCATGGTGGATGCCGGTACGATCATGAACGAGACTGAACTGAGAGATGCGGCGGGATACCTACACGATGTGCTCTTGATCCTACAAAAAAGACTCGCAAAGAGTAAGACCAGCGTCTTCAGGAAATTACAAGACATTCCGGTCCTTGTTGCTGCAAATAAGCAAGATCTATTTACCGCTCTACCGGCCAACTCCGTGAAGGAAAGATTAGAAGCGGAAATTGAGAAGATCCGCCAATCAAAACGCAAAGGTGTGCTTGACGCGGACGTCAGTGTAGGTGATGACGAACAGGATGTTCTGGGCGGCGACGAAGGACGGCAAAAATTCACCTTTAAACTATTGGAAGAAGACGCGGGCGTAAAGGTCACCGTTGTTGGGGGTGCGGTCAGACCAAATGACGAAGCCGATGCAGGAGCCGGCGTCCGACAATGGGAGGAATGGATCGGTTCTTGTTTGTGA
- a CDS encoding uncharacterized protein (EggNog:ENOG410PVYW) has product MQYNAFTGRKTLFYIINYLSSYLYYAQCPMSKAPLGLFAVRHQQAWHEACCLQLAFIPVFTTSPPDPYEGGQYNKMEEEVIAILKSRGIPFKYEDIRTALEDPGTRDWVRKHLGDDTLLSREELTLYSKIEASAGLDAIVQGNEFSGTRPVLDDEIKTATESLKASTSATESQTEALRLQCRELKSQIREAEQVEQQCSKSASRMSTGHTAERQQTDLEIEDLIHDFEEKLQAAQKTLSTDQNNLISTTSSLLREHDVVLRNMEKVAANSQSVEESSLLKKRVSDLCALLARYIAEEISCRLDRVFLETVESAKDSEDDDPHVLEKLESVDAEINSLYPEISILSDMAARQQFHSPILRVLEEWQERSQLGVEEQLQHVLETIIQLTESTDSITEKLKTRQAHQSALNSLASTYQDEVGLHKLQKAKPENKRLSKYSSRLSQAYASPRESMEMKPDSAENELTRSLETMLRRYGISFSSLRNAKSTEAVNDILNEKASHMLEMLENIYATAASPLIPNLGSADKAAQLLSSAMHCDSDFEPSLVDRDQQQRIANLEMQIGAVQKGIESLNTDILHQSDLARENFMERWG; this is encoded by the exons ATGCAATACAACGCCTTTACCGGCCGTAAGACACTATTCTATATCATTAACTACTTGTCAAGCTACTTGTATTATGCACAATGCCCGATGTCAAAAGCCCCACTTGGATTGTTTGCGGTCAGGCACCAGCAGGCTTGGCATGAAGCTTGTTGTTTGCAATTGGCATTCATTCCCGTGTTCACGACGTCTCCTCCAGATCCGTACGAGGGAGGGCAGTACAATAAAATGGAGGAAGAAGTTATTGCTATTCTTAAAAGTCGAGGTATCCCGTTCAAATATGAAGATATCCGAACTGCTCTCGAGGATCCGGGGACCAGGGATTGGGTCCGGAAACATCTCGGCGATGACACCTTGCTTTCCAGGGAAGAATTGACTCT ATATTCTAAGATAGAGGCTTCTGCGGGCCTCGATGCTATCGTTCAAGGGAACGAGTTTTCCGGCACGAGACCAGTTCTCGACGATGAGATCAAGACAGCAACCGAGTCGCTCAAAGCGTCAACCTCAGCGACTGAGAGCCAAACCGAGGCCTTGAGGCTGCAGTGTAGGGAACTCAAGTCGCAGATTCGTGAAGCCGAGCAAGTTGAGCAGCAATGCTCAAAATCGGCCTCAAGAATGTCAACTGGACATACAGCGGAGAGGCAACAAACTGACTTAGAG ATTGAAGATTTAATACATGACTTTGAAGAAAAGTTACAAGCCGCGCAAAAAACACTGTCTACAGATCAAAATAACCTGATTTCAACCACGTCTAGTTTACTGAGAGAGCATGATGTAGTACTTCGTAATATGGAAAAGGTGGCGGCGAATTCACAATCCGTTGAAGAGAGCAGCCTCTTGAAGAAGCGAGTCAGCGATCTGTGTGCTCTTCTTGCAAGGTACATTGCCGAAGAGATTAGTTGCCGCTTAGATCGAGTGTTCTTGGAGACAGTTGAAAGTGCGAAGGATTCGGAAGATGATGATCCTCATGTCTTGGAAAAGCTTGAGAGCGTGGACGCGGAGATAAACTCACTCTATCCCGAGATAAGCATTCTATCCGATATGGCAGCTCGGCAGCAATTTCATTCTCCGATACTACGAGTGCTCGAGGAGTGGCAAGAGAGATCGCAGCTGGGCGTCGAGGAACAGCTGCAGCAT GTCCTTGAAACCATTATCCAGTTGACTGAATCGACCGACAGTATTACGGAAAAGCTTAAAACCCGACAGGCTCATCAGTCTGCGCTTAACTCGCTTGCTTCAACTTATCAGGACGAGGTTGGTCTCCACAAGCTCCAAAAAGCAAAGCCAGAGAACAAGCGATTATCaaaatatagctcaagaTTGTCGCAAGCCTACGCGAGCCCGCGAGAATCTATGGAAATGAAGCCCGATTCCGCCGAAAACGAACTGACACGCTCTCTGGAGACCATGCTCAGACGTTATGGTATCTCATTCTCTTCGTTACGGAATGCAAAATCGACTGAAGCAGTAAACGATATTCTCAATGAAAAAGCCTCACACATGTTGGAAATGCTCGAAAATATCTATGCAACAGCAGCCTCGCCTCTCATTCCAAATCTGGGTTCTGCCGACAAGGCTGCGCAGCTCCTTTCTTCCGCCATGCATTGCGATTCTGATTTTGAGCCTTCCTTAGTGGACAGGGATCAACAGCAGAGAATTGCGAATTTGGAGATGCAGATTGGGGCCGTTCAGAAGGGCATCGAGAGCTTGAACACGGATATCTTGCACCAATCGGATCTCGCTCGGGAGAATTTCATGGAACGATGGGGGTGA
- the IPL1 gene encoding spindle assembly checkpoint kinase (EggNog:ENOG410PFYF~COG:T~TransMembrane:1 (o62-87i)~BUSCO:8825at33183) — protein MSYVWWFSTPPDAKAKVATRRPEWLVAMATELGPAGKHEAKNYFFLSNSWILPFDSRPEYSITSLLIFFGYCFPLIPFAIPYGYVALLEMAKTLEARFEQLSVNDENTPPSGHTGSEKPKPGLPKALPISGLSTASQASLNAGRANLLKFALQNNEGRLHLNTASPPYKKENGSSRPPEESSAASNLYGQPAVAKNWHLGMFEIGKPLGKGKFGRVYLARERSSGFVCALKVLHKHELVKGGVEKQLRREIEIQSNLRHPNILRLFGHFHDSKRVFLILEFAGNGELYRHLRKENRFPEWKAAQYIAQMAAALKYLHKKHVMHRDIKPENILVGIHGEIKISDFGWSVHAPNNRRKTMCGTLDYLPPEMLIPGSQDNYYDEKVDLWSLGVLTYEFLVGEAPFEDTPFLTRRRIARGDMTIPSFVSSEARDLIKRLLVLDPSKRIPLDEVQKHPWIIKHCIKGERASQRSSRKEAKGDN, from the exons ATGTCTTACGTCTGGTGGTTCTCCACCCCGCCAGACGCCAAGGCCAAAGTCGCAACGAGGAGACCGGAGTGGCTTGTTGCTATGGCGACCGAACTGGGACCAGCGGGTAAACATGAAGCTAAGAACTATTTCTTCCTCTCGAATTCCTGGATCTTGCCTTTCGACTCTCGACCAGAATACAGCATTACCTCCctattaattttttttggCTACTGCTTTCCTTTAATTCCGTTCGCAATACCCTACGGATACGTTGCGCTCTTAGAGATGGCAAAGACACTAGAAGCTCGATTTGAACAGCTGTCAGTTAATGACGAGAATACTCCACCAAGTGGCCACACTGGCTCAGAAAAACCCAAG CCCGGTTTACCAAAGGCTCTCCCAATATCAGGCTTGTCCACTGCCAGCCAGGCCTCACTAAACGCCGGCCGCGCGAACCTATTAAAATTTGCGCTACAGAACAATGAAGGAAGGCTGCATCTGAATACTGCTTCACCTCCATATAAAAAGGAGAACGGGTCTTCCCGTCCCCCCGAGGAGAGCAGTGCTGCAAGCAACCTTTACGGCCAGCCAGCGGTCGCGAAAAACTGGCATCTTGGAATGTTTGAGATTGGAAAACCCCTTGGTAAAGGGAAGTTTGGACGGGTTTATCTCGCCAGAGAGCGGAGTTCGGGCTTTGTTTGCGCCCTGAAAGTTCTTCATAAGCATGAGTTGGTGAAAGGAGGCGTCGAGAAACAGTTGCGGCGAGAGATTGAAATTCAGAGCAACCTCAGACATCCCAACATTCTACGTCTGTTTGGTCACTTCCACGACTCGAAGAGAGTGTTCCTGATTCTTGAATTCGCCGGGAACGGAGAATTGTATAGACATTTACGAAAGGAGAATCGATTTCCAGAGTGGAAAGCCGCACAGTACATTGCACAAATGGCGGCTGCGTTGAAATATCTACACAAAAAACATGTCATGCACCGGGATATCAAGCCCGAAAACATCCTTGTCGGGATTCATGGAGAAATTAAAATCAGCGACTTTGGCTGGAGTGTCCATGCCCCTAACAATCGGCGAAAAACGATGTGCGGTACCCTTGATTACCTGCCACCGGAGATGCTCATCCCTGGAAGCCAAGACAACTACTATGATGAAAAAGTGGACTTGTGGAGCTTGGGTGTTCTCACCTACGAATTCCTCGTTGGCGAAGCTCCTTTCGAAGACACTCCTTTTCTAACTCGGAGGCGCATTGCGCGAGGTGATATGACGATTCCTTCCTTTGTGAGCTCAGAGGCAAGGGACCTGATCAAAAGA TTGCTAGTCCTTGACCCCTCCAAGCGTATTCCTCTAGATGAGGTTCAAAAACACCCATGGATTATCAAACATTGCATCAAAGGCGAAAGAGCATCACAAAGAAGTTCCAGAAAGGAAGCAAAAGGAGATAATTGA
- the ATP23 gene encoding Mitochondrial inner membrane protease atp23 (BUSCO:387759at4751~EggNog:ENOG410PMGW~COG:L~MEROPS:MER0125238~BUSCO:12711at33183) — MAEAASSGSNSTSPPKDNGYIPGDDAWTICRNLWRGLTGKMTQEGMEQFRVARDIRNEKEDCKRCEDQRDYLLQYSPLIRFLQDNIQQLGGNISKHNIFCRRCKNRQAGGFDPDYGIQICANEMRNQGHLEDTLAHEMIHAYDHMRFKVDWDDNLRHAACAEIRASNLSGECRWMREFFSRGQWKFAQHHQECVRRRAILSVQARPACKDEQHATQVVNEVWDSCFRDTRPFDEIYR; from the exons ATGGCAGAGGCTGCTTCGTCCGGCTCCAACTCAACCAGTCCCCCAAAGGACAACGGATATATTCCCGGCGACGATGCCTGGACAATTTGTCGCAACCTTTGGCGAGGCCTTACAGGGAAGATGACACAAGAAGGAATGGAGCAATTCCGGGTTGCGAGAGATATTAGGAATGAAAAGGAAGACTGCAAACGCTGTGAAGACCAAAGAGATTACCTCCTTCAATACA GTCCATTAATTCGATTTCTTCAGGATAATATCCAACAACTCGGTGGAAATATTTCAAAACACAACATTTTCTGTCGGCGGTGTAAGAACCGACAGGCTGGCGGCTTCGATCCCGACTATGGAATTCAGATTTGTGCCAATGAAATGAGAAATCAAGGGCACCTGGAGGATACTCTAGCGCATGAAATGATTCATGCATACGATCATATGAGATTTAAGGTGGACTGGGACGACAACCTGAGACATGCTGCCTGCGCTGAG ATTCGCGCAAGTAATTTGAGCGGGGAGTGTAGGTGGATGAGGGAATTCTTTTCCCGAGGACAATGGAAATTCGCTCAGCATCACCAAGAATGTGTGAGACGGAGAGCCATACTATCCGTCCAAGCGAGGCCAGCTTGCAAGGATGAGCAGCACGCCACTCAGGTTGTAAATGAAGTTTGGGACAGTTGTTTTCGAGATACCAGGCCGTTTGATGAGATTTACCGGTGA
- a CDS encoding uncharacterized protein (EggNog:ENOG410PVYW~TransMembrane:9 (i50-70o76-96i108-129o141-162i183-203o223-242i274-298o377-396i403-423o)), with protein MSEKNQHSILPLHHAKGRALFRVETAGESGRTGFDPLLFLKVCWKSTTPVSMYVNVLWPFVPPAIVLHFARPDLHLWIFILNYIAMVPSANILGFAGGELARKMPKVLGVLAETLLSGTVEIVLFMVLISNDHNNNLIPVIQAAILGSILANLLLCLGFCFFMGGLRRDEQTFHEVISETGSGLMLVAGFGLMIPSAFYSALAGSTSSEGAFTADVLLLNTRTISRATSVILLVAFFLFLWFNLRSHHGIYDEVLEFDEAQDEDRVEEQRRAKLTFIECVFAILVSLTCVSLHAVFLVQEIPPIVERGVSDNFMGLILVPLVEKAAEHLTAIDEAWDNQINFALYHCLAPSIQTALFNAPLVVVVGWGLGKQMDLNFEIFMIVLLVLSIIVVGNFLRDRKSNYLEGGLLVLVYMIISVTTWYYPNPHDGATNLQLPHDSAGEH; from the exons ATGTCGGAAAAAAATCAGCATTCGATTCTTCCGCTGCATCATGCTAAAGGACGGGCACTTTTTCGTGTCGAGACAGCTGGAGAGAGCGGGAGAACCGGTTTCGACCCCCTTTTATTTCTAAAGGTGTGTTGGAAAAGCACAACGCCAGTTTCGATGTACGTCAATGTGCTCTGGCCATTTGTTCCTCCCGCGATAGTGCTGCATTTTGCCCGACCGGATCTACATCTATggatttttattttgaattaCATTGCGATGGTCCCGTCAGCGAATATTCTCGGATTTGCTGGTGGAGAATTGGCTAGGAAAATGCCTAAGGTCTTGGGCGTATTGGCAGAAACTCTTTTGAGCGGCACGGTTGAGATAGTCCTCTTCATGGTCTTAATTTCCAATGACCACAATAACAATCTTATCCCGGTTATACAAGCTGCGATTCTAGGATCTATCCTGGcgaatcttcttctttgcttGGGGTTCTGCTTTTTCATGGGGGGATTGCGCCGCGATGAACAAACCTTCCACGAAGTAATTAGCGAGACTGGTTCTGGCCTTATGTTGGTTGCTGGTTTCGGCCTGATGATCCCCAGCGCGTTTTATTCTGCCCTAGCTGGTAGCACGTCGTCTGAGGGCGCTTTTACGGCAGACGTGTTACTTCTCAATACTCGGACCATCAGTCGTGCCACCTCCGTCATTCTTTTAGTTGCATTTTTCTT ATTTCTCTGGTTTAACTTACGGAGTCATCACGGCATCTATGACGAAGTACTTGAGTTTGACGAAGCCCAAGATGAAGACAGAGTGGAAGAGCAGCGACGGGCTAAGCTCACTTTCATCGAGTGCGTCTTCGCCATCCTGGTTTCTCTCACATGCGTCTCCCTCCATGCTGTCTTCCTCGTTCAGGAAATCCCACCAATAGTTGAGCGTGGAGTTTCGGATAACTTCATGGGGCTCATCCTCGTGCCGCTGGTTGAAAAAGCGGCCGAGCATTTAACCGCCATTGACGAAGCCTG GGACAACCAAATCAACTTTGCCTTATACCATTGCCTCGCCCCATCCATCCAAACCGCCCTTTTCAATGCACCACTTGTCGTTGTGGTCGGCTGGGGGTTGGGCAAGCAGATGGACCTCAATTTCGAGATTTTCATGATTGTACTCTTGGTGCTTTCGATTATCGTTGTCGGTAATTTCCTCCGTGACCGCAAATCCAATTACTTGGAGGGAGgtcttcttgttcttgtaTACATGATTATTTCAGTTACGACCTGGTACTACCCAAACCCACACGACGGCGCAACAAATCTGCAGCTGCCTCATGATAGCGCAGGCGAACATTAG
- the PRO1 gene encoding Glutamate 5-kinase (EggNog:ENOG410PFWT~COG:E): MKGTSKALTIVIKLGTSSIVDEHTREPILSILTLIVEMATKLHKDGHRVIIVSSGAVGVGLRKMDIEQRPKHLPCIQAC, encoded by the exons ATGAAGGGAACCTCGAAGGCATTGACCATTGTGATAAAGCTCG GGACGAGTTCAATTGTGGATGAGCATACCCGTGAGCCGATTCTTTCGATCCTTACTCTGATCGTGGAGATGGCGACCAAACTTCATAAGGATGGCCATCGAGTCATTATCGTCTCGTCTGGAGCGGTCGGCGTTGGGCTACGCAAAATGGACATTGAGCAGAGACCCAAACATTTGCCCTGTATTCAGGCATGTTGA
- a CDS encoding uncharacterized protein (SECRETED:SignalP(1-21)~EggNog:ENOG410PRQA~COG:S~BUSCO:13552at33183) — MKLKLFYTPLLFLASPLRAVASPVQFARPTAGAVTYGGKPLHVEWKYSEGPETQLESKQYNLYLCAGGNDIDTYEPLMPLVEQGLLQEMNSFSAVVDPKLGGESPNAYFLQFSVEASNGTISFYSHRFTISGMTGAFPPHIAAALKAISGTTTGPRTFNNLHKRQVGAVPPGAQADLPYNEQTGPTRYAPVPKPPPTKITLKSAAPLFPTSEYKIATTKLPVAKVMTTISRPPVETVKQIENTAAAADHEDDEMQRFLKRWQD, encoded by the exons ATGAAACTGAAGCTGTTCTATACCCCCCTCCTGTTCCTGGCGAGCCCTTTGAGGGCTGTTGCATCACCGGTCCAGTTCGCTCGGCCTACAGCTGGAGCAGTTACCTATGGAGGCAAGCCACTTCATGTCGAATGGAAGTACTCTGAAGGGCCAGAAACCCAGCTTGAGTCAAAGCAGTATAACCTTTATCTCTGTGCTGGTGGTAATGATATCGACACCTAT GAGCCATTAATGCCTTTAGTTGAACAAGGTCTCCTTCAGGAGATGAACTCATTTTCCGCTGTCGTCGATCCCAAGTTAGGCGGCGAGAGCCCCAATGCATA TTTTCTCCAATTCTCTGTTGAGGCTTCCAATGGCACCATTTCCTTCTACTCTCATCGTTTCACAATTTCTGGCATGACTGGCGCATTCCCTCCACATATCGCCGCAGCACTTAAAGCAATCTCTGGCACAACCACAGGTCCACGTACTTTTAACAACCTCCACAAACGACAAGTCGGTGCAGTTCCTCCTGGCGCTCAGGCAGATCTACCATATAACGAGCAAACTGGGCCGACAAGGTATGCGCCCGTTCCAAAGCCACCACCAACCAAAATTACTCTCAAGTCTGCTGCGCCATTGTTCCCTACAAGCGAGTATAAGATCGCGACGACAAAACTGCCTGTGGCAAAAGTTATGACTACTATATCCCGTCCGCCAGTTGAAACTGTCAAGCAAATCGAGAATACT gctgctgctgctgatcatgaagatgatgagaTGCAAAGATTTTTGAAAAGATGGCAAGATTAA
- the CYS4 gene encoding cystathionine beta-synthase (EggNog:ENOG410PFT3~COG:E~BUSCO:6260at33183), producing the protein MAQSSTRSPPTAMGSVTEQIGNTPLVRLHKIPRSLGIEATVYAKLEFFNAGGSVKDRIALRMIEEAERKGRIKPGDTLIEPTSGNTGIGLALVAAVKGYKTIITLPEKMSAEKVAVLRALNATIIRTPTEAAYDSPESHIGVAKRLEKELPNAHILDQYGNEDNPLAHEFGTAEEVWTQTDGKVTAIVAGAGTGGTITGLSRGLRKHNPKVTVIAADPQGSILALPESLNEEHKNEPYKVEGIGYDFIPDVLDRQAVDKWYKTGDKESFKYARQLIAEEGLLVGGSSGSAIAALAQASKDFKFQKDDVVVVILPDSIRSYLTKFADDDWLAANDLLPAAPVSVPPSPEIQPKGPRDQFAGVKVKALRLKPVSTVPSDSACEAAIEIMREKGFDQLPVLAPTGRRLVGLITLGNILSWIARGRATGKTPVSEVMFDFSKLSEVITDSRDLTKLEQNAVHRRGKEDRKFIEITLDTPLSTLNRFFEWNSAAVVTERDEQGNMKPVAVATKVDLLTWLLNQTKVNA; encoded by the exons ATGGCGCAGAGCTCAACCAGAAGCCCTCCAACAGCCATGGGGTCTGTCACCGAGCAAATAGGCAATACCCCTCTTGTGAGGCTGCACAAGATCCCCAGGAGCCTCGGAATCGAAGCCACTGTGTATGCGAAGCTGGAATTCTTCAATGCCGGAGGGAGCGTCAAGGACAGAATTGCTTTGCGGATGATAGAGGAGGCCGAACGCAAGGGAAGAATAAAGCCCGGGGATACGTTGATTGAGCCTACCAGTGGAAACAC TGGCATTGGATTGGCCCTCGTTGCAGCCGTCAAGGGATACAAGACCATCATTACGTTACCAGAGAAGATGTCGGCGGAAAAGGTTGCTGTCCTCCGTGCTTTGAACGCTACAATTATCCGTACACCAACCGAAGCGGCCTATGATTCCCCGGAATCCCACATCGGAGTAGCCAAGAGGCTAGAGAAGGAGTTGCCAAATGCACACATCCTGGATCAGTATGGGAATGAAGACAATCCATTGGCCCACGAGTTCGGTACCGCGGAGGAAGTTTGGACCCAAACGGATGGGAAGGTAACGGCTATCGTTGCAGGCGCAGGGACGGGCGGAACAATTACCGGCCTGTCTCGTGGTCTGAGGAAACATAATCCTAAAGTCACAGTGATCGCTGCCGACCCTCAGGGATCAATCCTTGCCTTGCCAGAGTCGCTAAATGAAGAGCACAAAAACGAGCCCTACAAAGTTGAAGGGATTGGATATGACTTCATTCCGGATGTTCTTGACCGACAAGCTGTCGACAAGTGGTACAAAACCGGCGACAAGGAGTCCTTCAAATATGCGAGACAACTGATTGCCGAAGAAGGCCTCTTGGTTGGTGGAAGCAGTGGCAGCGCCATTGCTGCACTAGCGCAAGCTTCAAAGGACTTCAAATTCCAGAAGGATGATGTCGTCGTCGTTATTCTTCCTGACAGCATCCGAAGCTACCTCACAAAA TTCGCTGACGATGACTGGCTTGCTGCCAATGACCTCCTTCCAGCCGCCCCAGTATCCGTTCCCCCGTCCCCCGAAATCCAACCTAAGGGCCCCCGGGATCAATTCGCTGGCGTCAAGGTCAAAGCTTTGAGACTCAAGCCCGTATCTACGGTACCTTCCGACTCTGCTTGCGAGGCTGCCATCGAAATTATGCGCGAGAAGGGCTTCGATCAACTCCCCGTACTTGCTCCCACCGGCCGCCGCCTAGTTGGCCTCATTACACTTGGGAACATTCTAAGTTGGATCGCCCGTGGACGCGCAACCGGCAAAACGCCCGTCTCCGAAGTCATGTTTGACTTTTCAAAGCTATCCGAGGTGATTACAGACTCTCGTGACTTAACCAAGCTTGAACAGAACGCCGTCCATAggagaggaaaagaggaCCGCAAGTTCATCGAAATCACCCTCGACACACCCCTTAGCACATTGAACCGCTTCTTCGAGTGGAACAGCGCTGCGGTGGTTACCGAAAGAGACGAACAGGGAAATATGAAGCCTGTGGCTGTCGCTACTAAGGTTGATCTGTTGACGTGGCTCTTAAACCAAACAAAAGTCAACGCTTGA
- a CDS encoding uncharacterized protein (EggNog:ENOG410PFWT~COG:E~BUSCO:7953at33183), which produces MGIWDSLFAHLRQPIAQILLTRNDIADRTQYINAQNTFDELLKMGVIPIVNENDTLAVSEIKFGDNDTLSAITAAMVQADYLFLLTDVDGLYTSNPRTNPDAEVIEVVDDISSLEADVSTAGSSLGTGGMSTKIVAARLATSAGVTTVITRSSRPGNISEIIDYLESSKRSLALIEGEPMAQPPLYTPPLHTRFLPSTTPMQSRSFWILHGITPHGTIYIDHGAYCAILNNASLLPAGVVAVEGHFSQQEAVRVVVVERRSASALNGDFPLNGEEPKEAGRALVNYGSAEIARIKGLRSTQIRTVLGYADSEYIALRENISFFHMSDRPSRPGTPGLDEFMVRSGAQSPVIDKVVAA; this is translated from the exons ATGGGTATATGGGATAGTCTTTTCGCTCATCTTCGCCAGCCCATTGCCCAAATATTGTTGACAAGAAACGATATTGCGGAT AGGACCCAATATATTAATGCTCAAAATACCTTTGATGAATTGCTAAAAATGGGCGTGATTCCTATTGTGAACGAGAATGATACCCTTGCTGTTTCG GAAATAAAATTTGGAGATAACGATACCCTTTCTGCCATTACAGCTGCGATGGTCCAAGCGGATTACTTATTCCTTTTGACTGATGTCGATGGCCTATACACTTCTAACCCGCGAACCAACCCCGATGCCGAGGTTATCGAAGTGGTTGATGATATCTCGTCTCTTGAAGCTGACGTTTCGACAGCCGGATCCTCCTTAGGCACGGGGGGAATGAGCACCAAAATTGTGGCAGCCCGACTAGCTACAAGTGCAGGTGTCACAACCGTCATTACACGCAGTTCTCGGCCTGGAAACATTTCGGAGATTATAGATTACCTCGAAAGCTCCAAGCGCTCGCTGGCCCTTATCGAAGGAGAGCCGATGGCTCAGCCTCCTCTATATACCCCTCCGTTACACACCCGTTTCCTCCCTTCGACCACTCCGATGCAATCCAGATCGTTCTGGATTCTCCATGGAATCACACCTCATGGCACAATATATATCGACCATGGTGCTTACTGCGCTATTTTAAACAACGCAAGCCTTCTTCCGGCCGGCGTCGTGGCAGTCGAGGGGCACTTCTCCCAACAGGAAGCGGTGCGGGTCGTAGTCGTCGAGCGGCGCTCCGCATCGGCTCTCAATGGGGATTTCCCTCTGAACGGCGAGGAGCCAAAGGAAGCCGGACGAGCGCTCGTAAATTACGGCAGTGCGGAGATCGCCCGTATCAAGGGGTTAAGAAGTACACAAATACGGACAGTTTTGGGCTACGCAGATAGCGAGTACATTGCGTTGCGCGAGaatatttcctttttccaCATGTCAGATCGACCTAGTCGGCCCGGTACGCCCGGTTTGGATGAGTTCATGGTTCGAAGCGGCGCGCAGTCTCCTGTGATCGATAAGGTAGTGGCAGCCTAG